Genomic DNA from Candidatus Bathyarchaeota archaeon:
GCTCTAATGCTTGCTCTTGGAACCCTTCTATTAAAGAAACAGGGCGCAACTTTTGTTTCATTGATTGGTGGTGTGCTAACAGCCTTGTGGAATGTGGCCTTTGCCCCCTTTACCTTATTCTTTGCTCTTCTGTATGGTTTGTTAGTGGATGCATTTTTCTTACTTTTCAGGATTGACGTCGCACATGGTGAAGTCAAAGCAACCAAAGTGATGACTGCAATGACTATGAGCACTTCGCTTGTCGGATTCACAAGCTATTATGTGACTGTTCATCTGATGGCATTGATACCTAGAAGTCTTCCATTAGAAGTTTTGATATTAGTTATGGGAACTATCAGTGGTGCTGTAGCTGGTTACTTCGCTTCATTAATCTGGAATAACCATCTTAAAAATCTCAGACTTTGATGTTCTTTCAATTGCAAAAAGCCAAGGCTTTGGCCTAGCACCCTCAAATTTGTCAATACCCTGAATATCCGAGTTTTCAAGTCTCTTATCAGAGCAGGGTTGGAGTAGTTGTGCATAAACACACTACCAGAAACACGACCCTGCAGAAAGTCTATCTCTGGATGTCACGCGCACGCATCACTACTAATTATGACGCGGAAGCTAAAAGCATTTCCAAGCAGCAAGAACACACATCTACACATCAGCAATTTCCAAAACATATCAAGTGCTCATATGCCGCCTTGACGGATGTAGAGTGTTAAGTCAACAAGTCGGTGCATTCTCTTCAACTCCACTGTTCCAACGCTGTTTTCAATTCTTTGCGAGTTTTTGCATATTCCTTGAGAGGTATTCCTTGCATCTTTGCGTCGACCGCCTGCCTCATTGCTTTAGCGCCTGCGACAGTGCCATTTTTGTGCCCGTGGATTCCTCCTCCTGCTTGGATTATGAAGTCTTTTCCAAAAATCTCAATCAAGGCGGGAACTAAGCTTGGGTGAAGACCTCCCGAAGCCACCGGTAAAACAGGCTTCAGACCATTCATTTCGCCTTTTAATGCATCACAATTTTCCAAAACTTCTTCCCTTGTTTCAGACATTTTTCCAACAGCTGTTCCTACGTGAAGCTGGTCCACCCCGATTATTCTAGATACCTTGGCAATTACCCGCATGGAAACTCCGTGTCTAGGGTTTTTCGTGAAGGCTGCGTGCCCAGCTCTGTGAGCATGAATTACGAGGTTAAAGTTTTGGTTTCGCAGTGTCTGTAAGGAGGCAAAGCCACAAGTCAGAATGTCTATCATTATGTATTTTCCATCATGGTCTTCTACGAACTGCGCCCGCCTTATCATCTGATTCGTCTCGGAGGTCACGTTAGCCATGTAAACCTTCTTTTCACCGGTTTCTTCTTCAGCTCTGTCTCTACTTTCCAAGGTTTCTATGACACGATCTTCGAAGGGATTGAATTGTTGGCTGCCCAAGTTTTCATCATCCTTCACAATGTCGCATCCACCAACCCATGCCTCATAAGCAACTTCTGCGTGGTCTCTGGTTCTTAAACCAAGTTTCGGCTTGATTATCGTACCTACTAACGGCCTGTCTTTAATTTTTAAAAGCTCTCGAACTCCAGGAATACCATATTTAGGACCTCTGAAGCTTTCGATAATTTTTGATGGAAAATGCATGTCAGTTAACCTGAGGTTTTTCAACGCAGCCAAGCCAAACACGTTCCCGGCTACGCTGCTGAGAATATTGGGCATGTTAGCTAGTTCAAACAGTTCGATTGGATAAGCTATAAGGACGTTGTTGCCATTAATTTCGAAAACTGTAGCTTGCAATTTTTTCACGTAAGGTTTTATAGTTGTCAGTTCAGTCCATGTTCCTATAGAGCTTTCAGCAGCAACCCCGCCTGCAGCCACTCTGATATCAATTCCTTTCGGCTCCACATAGAAATCACAAATTAAATCATCTTCTCTAGGAATGTATGAAAGGTTGACAAAATCTAAGTATTTCACGTTTCTTCCTCCAACATCCCACAGTTCATATAGGAATACTTATGGGTTTTGCGTCACGAACATGCCAACCAATAGACCGATCTTACTAACATGCACGCGCGCATCCGATGTTGGGAGTGCAACATCAAAGTCTGGCGAGACTCCTTTCTTGAATACAGAATCTCAAACCCGCTACTTTGCAAGCTTGTTAAACGAACAGTGCTTCCATCCGCAGACAAACTAGCTGGAATCTACTACGGTGCGAAACACGGCAAAATGATGAAAGATGCCATCTGGAAAATGGTGAATGGTTAACGCCCTGTTACAGGACTCTTGGAATAGCTAAATCTGCAATGCCAACATTCTGCTCCATATCTGTTTCGAGGTGCTAGTAGCTGCCAAGTCTCCTAATGATTCTTTACCCATATTAACCATGTATATTTAGTGCTCACACACTTTGACAGAAGAATGGCGCGCATGAATCGGGATTACTATCAGCTTATAACATGAGTTCACATAATTTATGGGGGGAATAAAATGTCGCTCTCAGGGAAAATGTACTTTTGGGGAGATAAGGCGAAAAACGTTCCAGAAGAACCTGGAGTTTACGCACTCTATGATAAAGACCAGACTCTAATCTATATCGGAAAAAGCACTAACCTTAGAGAAAAATTCACTAAATACTTGGAGACAGATTTTTCCGGCGAACCCTGCAAACGTGAAACCAAATATTATAAGAGAGATGTTACTCCAAGGCAGGAAGATAGGGTAAAGGAACTTTTACACGAGTACAGACAAAAGCATGGCGAGTTTCCCAAGTGTAATCGTCCTTCTGAACCACCTAAGAAAGAAGTTTCCAGAGAATGTGGATTCCATTTCTACAAAGACATCGGCAAGCCGCTTTTAGAAGTGGCTTTCAATCTACGAGATTTCAAGAGAATAGCAAACACAGCTCCAATTGCTTCACTTGAGTTTCATCAAAAAAGAGGAGACTTTGCTAAGTGGATCCGTGATGTTCTCAAAAACATGCAACTTGCGAAAGCTGTCCATGAAATCAACAAAACTGGAGAAGATCTTAGACGAGAGCTTTTGAATTTGTTAAACAACTCAGAGAGAGCGCAATGTCCTATATGCGGAATTGAAACTAGTCCGGTAAAGACTTGGAAAATGGCTGGGAGACCGAGCAAAACTGGGGAAAGACTGCAGCTTAAAATAGGTCATTACAAATGTCCGAAATGCAATAAGTCGTTCAGGCGAGTGCTCGCGAAGGAGAAAATTAAAACTACCTGAAACTTTGTCTTAGGTTTTTAATTACAATAACATACGATATGATGTGCAACTGTGAAAGCTAAAGTTAAAAGACTCAGTAGAATGCACACAAACCCAGATAATCGTTCAGGATAAAAAGAGAGGATGCTAGAGTGTAGGAGGTGGCGGCAGCAAAGGTCGGTGTGTGTGGTATATTTGGTGCTCCAACTAGGATTTGAACCCGGCAAGTGGCTTTCCATTAAAATTTGTGCATTTATTTCTACTTCGAAGCTTGAAATTAGATGTTATTCGTACCTTAATGCTTCTACTGGTTTAAGTTTCGAAGCTCGCCAAGCAGGGTAAAGTGCAAAGATTACGCTGAGTATTACGCCAAAAGCTAGAGCGCCTAGGAACACTGCTGGGGTTAAAACAGGAGTTATCGCCATTCCACCTGTGGTTGCTGCTTGATTTCCTGCTGGCATAAAGCCTCCTCCACTTAACACTCCTGCAGTTACGTTTGCCAAAACCCAACCTAAAGCTATGCCAATTACTGCACCCATCACACCAACTATCATTGCTTCGCTTAAGAAAATCAAAAGCACCGTTCGACTTTTCATACCTAACGCTTTCAGTATCCCTATCTCTCTTGTGCGCTCCATCAAAGAAACAATCATAATATTCATTATACCTATCCCCGCCACTAGAAGCGAGATACCAGCAATTCCACCTAAGAAAAGTTCCATGGTGGAGAAAACACTTGAAATTGTGTCAAGCACAGCAGTTGAAGAAATCACCGAGACTTGACCACTGAAAGCTTCTTCTATAGCCTCAGAAACACTCTCAATAGTTGCTTCATCATCATTTTCTAACTGCACGATTATCGTGTCACATTCATCGGTTCCAAAGAAACTTTGAGCCTGCGAAATTGGAATGTAAACACTATTATCCGAAGGTCCGATGCCGAAGCCTCCGATTTCCTTAAGAACAGCCGAAATTTGTCCAGTATAAGTTTCATTTGTTAGGGGCCACGTTGTTGTATTAGTCCAAATGATCTCGATGGTGTCATCTACATTGTAGAGTAATGTTTCATTCTGCCAAGGGTCACTAATCCGTTTTCCAACTACAGCAATCTCGTTTTCCGGGTTTAGGGGAATTTCCCCATTTTCAGCCACAAAGGTGCTACTGTAAATGTCTGCATATTTGGCGAAATCCACACCTACTATGGTGAGCATAAACTCCATTTCATCGGATTTAATGTAGCATACCTTTCGAATTACCGCCACTGACATCTCAACATTTTCTATTTCATCGATTATTTGTGTATAATTAACTAGCAAATTGAAATCAGCCCCTACGCTAGGACCCATCATGAAGCCTCCCCCAGGAGAAACAATTAACGTGTCGGTCGCGAATCCTGCTTGGAGCTGTCCAGTTATAGTATCTTGGAGACCCTGGCTAATTGAAAGCAAAGCAACGATGGCTGCAATGCCGATAACAACTCCTAAGGTTGTTAGGCCTGCACGAAGTTTCCTCAATCTTATTGCACCGAAGGCATAAGAGAAAATGTCGCTTACTTTCATGTTAGTTCACCTCTTCGGGGATTACCAGGCCGTCAAGCATCTGCACTCTTTTCTTTGCCTGAGATGCTAAATTCTGGTCATGTGTAATCAATATTATTGTTACCCCCTTCTCCTCATTCAGCCTTTTAACTAGCTCTATTATTTCATTTGCAGTTTTAGAGTCAATGTTTCCTGTAGGTTCATCCATTAGCAGAAATTTCGGATTGTTTGCTAAAGCTCTGGCAATCGCCACACGTTGACGTTCACCGCCGCTAAGTTCAGCGGGTTTGTGATCCACTCTTTCCTTCAGGCCCACGGTTTCAAGAAGCTCTTCAGCGAGTTTTCTTCTCTCCTTTTTACCTAAGCCAGGTATAGCCATTGGCAATTCAACATTTCCTCTTGCAGTAAGCCGTGGAATAAGATTGAAAAATTGAAATACAAAACCTACTCTCCGCCTCAAGTCGGCCAGTCCGTTGTCATCTAATGTGGAAATGTCAACACCTTCTATGAACACCGTCCCCTCTGTTGGCTTGTCCAATGCGCCGATCATGTTCAGAAGTGTAGATTTACCACTGCCAGAAGGCCCCGAGATTGCGAGGAAATCACCCTTGTCAACTCTCAAATTTACTCCTTGCAAGGCATCTACCCGAACTTTTCCAAGCATGTAGGTTTTTCTAAGGTTCACAGTTTCAACAACAGGTGTTGTCACACATGTCATCTCCTTTTGATTCTCTCGGTTATTTCCTCCAATGCGCGCGCGCGTGATTTATAAGTTTTACGCGACACAAACTTGGAATGTCGGTGCATAAACAAAGATGGCGAGTAATAGCCAAGAACGTGGTGCTTACACACGCAATCGCCTGTGACTTTGGCGCGTGAAAAAAATTAAATGTAGTTTTTCGTTAAGGGTAGGCTCTGCGTAGAGGTGTTGCTAGATGTTGAGAATCAGAGCTTTGTCAAGGGAGGGGACGAAGAAGTTTGGCTCTGCATACAGAACGAGACCTACAGAGAATACGAGGACGTTAGACCAAACACCATGGAAGACATGGAGATCTGGAAGAAGAGTCCGAACTTTGACTCTACTGAAATGTTCATTGCGGAACTGGATGGAAATCCTGTAGGAGCAGTGAATGCTTACATAGACATAGGGAGGAGCGCACGCGTAACGAAATTTTGATCGTTTACCACTGAAATAGTAGCCTGAGTATTCCACAATGTGCACGCACTATTTATGGTCTCACACATTCAGCCTTTGCTCTGAAAGGTCTTTTCTTTTTTGGCTTGCTATGTTTTCGGCATCTCTTAACGCATACCCATACGTCGCCTTGGATTTCCCAGACACAACCACAAACATCTTTGTTTACCATAGCCAACGCCCCACTGCATTTTTTGGTTGTGATTCTTTCCCAATAAGTCTTTAGCCATTAACTCAATGCGCATGCTTTTAAAAATGCCTTAATCAGAGAAACACCTCATTAAAGGCTCCAAGTAATACGAGTAGAATTGTGTGTTTGCGAAGAATATGGTGCTCCGGCCGGGATTTGAACCCGGGTCGGTGGCTTTCCCTCTTAGAAAAGACGAGAGGCCACTATACTTAACCGAACTATACTACCGGAGCAATGAGAATTAGAAAGTGCAGTTTCGTGCTTAAATTTTAGGGTATAGAAAAAAAGGAAAAAAAGGAAAGTTGTCTATTCTTAGTCTTCAGGCATTCCGCCTGGGCCTTTCCCTGCTTCTTTTGGCGCCGTTGCAGCTATTACATCGTCTATGCGCATTATCATGGACGCAGATTCTGTAGCAGACTTGATCGCTTGTTCCTTCACGGCCATAGGTTCTATTACGCCGTTGCGTTCCATGTTGACAATTTTGCCCGTGAAAACGTTTACTCCCATTAAGTGGCCTTTTTGCTTTTCGTGAGCAGCTCTTAAGCCTACAAGAATGTCAATTGGGTCCAAGCCAGCGTTTTCCGCCAAGGTTTTTGGCACGATTTCAAGCGAGTCCGCGAAAGCTTCTATAGCTAGTTGTTCTCTTCCACCAATTTTTGTAGCATATTCGCGGATTTCCTTTGCGAGTTCTTCTTCGATGGCTCCGCCGCCGGGGACTATTTTGTTGTTTTCGATGACATCTGAGACTACTGAAAGGGCGTCGTGCATTGCGCGTTCAGCTTCATCCACCATGCGTTCTAAGCCTGCACGGATCAGGATGGCTACGGAGTGAGGCGTCTTGCATTTTTCTATGAATATCATTTTGTCGTCGCCTACTTTCCGTTCCTCGACGAGACCTGCTGTTCCCAAATCTTTCTTCTTGAGGTCTTCTAGGTTTGTGATTATTTTTCCATTAGTTGCCCTGGCGAGTTTTTCCATGTCCGACTGCTTTACTCTTCTCGCGGAAAGTACGCCTTTTTTGGCTAGGAAGTGCTGTGCCATGTCGTCCATTCCTTTTTGGCAGAAGAGTACGTTGGCGCCTGAAGCTGTGATTTTCTTTACCATGCCTTGGAGCATGCGTGTTTCTTGGTCTAGGAAAGCCTGTATTTGAGCTGGGTCTTTGATGCGTATTTCAGCATTGATTTCTGTTTTTTCGACTTCAAGGGGGCAATCAAGCAAAGCGATTTTTGCGCTTTTAGTTATTTTTGGCATTCCTGCGTGGACTACTTCTTTGTCAATTATGATACCTTTAATAAGTTGGCTGTCGAAGAGGCTTTTTCCCTCTTTTTTGGTAATTTGAATATTATCAATGTCAGCTATCCACCTGTCGCCGCGTTTTTCGGCAATTTGCCTCACAGCATCAATAGCAATATCTGCAAATGTTTCTCTTGCAGAACCTACTGCTTTGCTTCCCATGCTAGTTAATGCAACCTTTCGGAGCGTTGCACGGTCTTCCATGTCTACAGTGATGCCTATTTTGTTGAGGATTTCAACCGCTTTTTGTGCCGCTTTACGGTAACCGCTTACAATTATTAATGGGTGGATGTTTTGGTCTAAGAGTGCTTCTGCGTGTTTGAGAAGCTCGCCTGCCAACACTACGGCTGTTGTCGTTCCGTCGCCAACCATGTCATCTTGGGTTTTAGCCACTTCCACCATCATCTTTGCCGCGGGGTGTTCAACATCTACGTCGTCGAGTATGGCTGCACCGTCGTTTGTTATTGTTATGTCACCCATGGAGTCAATTAGCATTTTGTCCATTCCACGAGGACCTAGCGTGGTGCGAAGTACTTCGCCTATTGTTCGTGCTGCCATGATGTTGTTTCTCTGA
This window encodes:
- the rbcL gene encoding type III ribulose-bisphosphate carboxylase; translated protein: MKYLDFVNLSYIPREDDLICDFYVEPKGIDIRVAAGGVAAESSIGTWTELTTIKPYVKKLQATVFEINGNNVLIAYPIELFELANMPNILSSVAGNVFGLAALKNLRLTDMHFPSKIIESFRGPKYGIPGVRELLKIKDRPLVGTIIKPKLGLRTRDHAEVAYEAWVGGCDIVKDDENLGSQQFNPFEDRVIETLESRDRAEEETGEKKVYMANVTSETNQMIRRAQFVEDHDGKYIMIDILTCGFASLQTLRNQNFNLVIHAHRAGHAAFTKNPRHGVSMRVIAKVSRIIGVDQLHVGTAVGKMSETREEVLENCDALKGEMNGLKPVLPVASGGLHPSLVPALIEIFGKDFIIQAGGGIHGHKNGTVAGAKAMRQAVDAKMQGIPLKEYAKTRKELKTALEQWS
- a CDS encoding GIY-YIG nuclease family protein — translated: MSLSGKMYFWGDKAKNVPEEPGVYALYDKDQTLIYIGKSTNLREKFTKYLETDFSGEPCKRETKYYKRDVTPRQEDRVKELLHEYRQKHGEFPKCNRPSEPPKKEVSRECGFHFYKDIGKPLLEVAFNLRDFKRIANTAPIASLEFHQKRGDFAKWIRDVLKNMQLAKAVHEINKTGEDLRRELLNLLNNSERAQCPICGIETSPVKTWKMAGRPSKTGERLQLKIGHYKCPKCNKSFRRVLAKEKIKTT
- a CDS encoding ABC transporter permease, whose protein sequence is MKVSDIFSYAFGAIRLRKLRAGLTTLGVVIGIAAIVALLSISQGLQDTITGQLQAGFATDTLIVSPGGGFMMGPSVGADFNLLVNYTQIIDEIENVEMSVAVIRKVCYIKSDEMEFMLTIVGVDFAKYADIYSSTFVAENGEIPLNPENEIAVVGKRISDPWQNETLLYNVDDTIEIIWTNTTTWPLTNETYTGQISAVLKEIGGFGIGPSDNSVYIPISQAQSFFGTDECDTIIVQLENDDEATIESVSEAIEEAFSGQVSVISSTAVLDTISSVFSTMELFLGGIAGISLLVAGIGIMNIMIVSLMERTREIGILKALGMKSRTVLLIFLSEAMIVGVMGAVIGIALGWVLANVTAGVLSGGGFMPAGNQAATTGGMAITPVLTPAVFLGALAFGVILSVIFALYPAWRASKLKPVEALRYE
- a CDS encoding ABC transporter ATP-binding protein, with product MTCVTTPVVETVNLRKTYMLGKVRVDALQGVNLRVDKGDFLAISGPSGSGKSTLLNMIGALDKPTEGTVFIEGVDISTLDDNGLADLRRRVGFVFQFFNLIPRLTARGNVELPMAIPGLGKKERRKLAEELLETVGLKERVDHKPAELSGGERQRVAIARALANNPKFLLMDEPTGNIDSKTANEIIELVKRLNEEKGVTIILITHDQNLASQAKKRVQMLDGLVIPEEVN
- a CDS encoding TCP-1/cpn60 chaperonin family protein — encoded protein: MAYLTTQGGQPILILKEGTGRRRGREAQRNNIMAARTIGEVLRTTLGPRGMDKMLIDSMGDITITNDGAAILDDVDVEHPAAKMMVEVAKTQDDMVGDGTTTAVVLAGELLKHAEALLDQNIHPLIIVSGYRKAAQKAVEILNKIGITVDMEDRATLRKVALTSMGSKAVGSARETFADIAIDAVRQIAEKRGDRWIADIDNIQITKKEGKSLFDSQLIKGIIIDKEVVHAGMPKITKSAKIALLDCPLEVEKTEINAEIRIKDPAQIQAFLDQETRMLQGMVKKITASGANVLFCQKGMDDMAQHFLAKKGVLSARRVKQSDMEKLARATNGKIITNLEDLKKKDLGTAGLVEERKVGDDKMIFIEKCKTPHSVAILIRAGLERMVDEAERAMHDALSVVSDVIENNKIVPGGGAIEEELAKEIREYATKIGGREQLAIEAFADSLEIVPKTLAENAGLDPIDILVGLRAAHEKQKGHLMGVNVFTGKIVNMERNGVIEPMAVKEQAIKSATESASMIMRIDDVIAATAPKEAGKGPGGMPED